One window from the genome of Parasteatoda tepidariorum isolate YZ-2023 chromosome 8, CAS_Ptep_4.0, whole genome shotgun sequence encodes:
- the LOC122269662 gene encoding uncharacterized protein produces MNMLRVLSNTFWGAGRIALLRIYKALILSRIDYACMVYGTAVSSHLKRLDTVHHTALRICCGAFRTSPVESLYVVCQQLPLDLRRMQLSLTYYYRVMSSKSHPLRCEVSSTSLERLYVARPSHVRPLHARVRTLIQTFDICELPSQSVDHFLIPPWTISSYQFHSPFMMYSKSNVTPNIYQHTFIXSFDTGILNFL; encoded by the coding sequence ATGAATATGCTGCGCGTTCTGTCAAACACGTTTTGGGGAGCAGGCCGTATTGCTTTGCTGCGAATATACAAAGCATTAATACTGTCACGTATTGACTATGCTTGCATGGTCTATGGCACTGCGGTATCTTCTCACTTAAAACGCTTGGACACAGTGCATCATACGGCCTTACGTATATGCTGCGGTGCGTTTCGCACCAGTCCAGTAGAAAGCTTGTATGTCGTCTGCCAACAATTACCTCTGGATCTACGTCGCATGCAGCTCTCTCTGACATATTACTATCGTGTCATGTCTAGTAAATCACATCCCTTAAGGTGTGAAGTTTCTTCAACAAGCTTGGAGAGACTGTATGTAGCTAGACCTTCTCACGTCCGACCATTACATGCTCGCGTTCGTACACTCATACAAACTTTCGACATTTGTGAATTACCATCGCAATCAGTGGATCATTTTCTCATACCTCCATGGACCATCTCATCCTATCAGTTTCATTCACCGTTTATGATGTACAGTAAGTCTAATGTTACACCCAACATTTATCAGCATACCTTCATTTNTTCATTTGATACAggtattttgaactttttatga